Proteins from one uncultured Desulfuromonas sp. genomic window:
- a CDS encoding class I SAM-dependent methyltransferase, with protein sequence MNDEIKSIHEFDLELICQYYSTLERQGPGSPEITLKALSFIDNLNEKSLIADIGCGSGGQTMVLAQNTQGKITGLDLFPIFIDLFNTNVEKLNLQDKVKGITGSMDALPFHEKELDLIWSEGAIYNIGFERGLKEWRKFLKTGGYIAVSEVSWFTEERPVEINEFWMDAYSEINTISNKVKQMQKSGYIPIATFILPENCWTEPLLSHSLINK encoded by the coding sequence ATGAACGATGAAATTAAATCGATTCATGAATTTGATCTAGAATTAATATGTCAATACTATTCAACCTTGGAACGACAGGGCCCAGGTAGTCCAGAAATAACACTTAAAGCTTTAAGTTTTATCGATAATCTAAACGAAAAATCACTTATTGCTGACATCGGTTGTGGATCAGGTGGACAGACAATGGTATTAGCTCAGAATACGCAAGGGAAAATAACAGGGCTCGACCTTTTTCCTATTTTTATCGATCTGTTCAATACAAATGTTGAGAAACTGAATCTACAAGATAAAGTGAAAGGTATTACTGGCTCAATGGATGCTCTTCCTTTCCACGAAAAAGAACTGGACCTGATATGGTCAGAAGGAGCCATTTATAATATTGGATTTGAACGAGGACTAAAAGAATGGCGCAAGTTCCTTAAAACAGGCGGCTACATTGCTGTCTCAGAAGTGTCGTGGTTTACAGAAGAACGTCCTGTTGAGATCAATGAGTTTTGGATGGATGCTTATTCAGAAATAAACACAATTTCCAACAAAGTGAAGCAAATGCAAAAATCCGGTTATATTCCGATTGCCACGTTTATTTTACCAGAAAACTGTTGGACAGAACCACTGCTGTCTCACAGTTTGATCAATAAATAA
- a CDS encoding IS4 family transposase, producing MAHCSTVLSQIVRIFPRHEFQALANKHHAGQKFRSFSRWSQFVALLTAQLSGRDSLRDIVENMSAQASKLYHLGVKPVSRATLSRANEQQPHKMYEALFLRLLNRCQSMAPRNKAFRLKGKIYLLDASLVDLTLSLFPWAQYRKSKGAAKLHIGLDADGYLPAFVNMTAGKEHEINIARELKWPKGSYIVFDRGYTDYSWYQELTEDGVFFVTRLKTNAVTTPGPLRRGRKSPGVLRDQQIKLKGVDGTYRKVRYLDEETDITYEFLTNELDLPAATVAQLYKERWQIDLFFKWIKQNLRVKSFLGTSYNAVMTQLWIALCAYLVLAFLKFQSKLRHSMQQILRLLQLNLFERRDFMGLFKPPELKNTIDNNQLALI from the coding sequence ATGGCGCATTGTAGCACTGTTCTTTCGCAAATAGTACGAATTTTCCCGAGACATGAATTTCAGGCCCTGGCCAACAAACATCATGCCGGACAGAAATTCCGCTCGTTTTCCCGCTGGTCACAGTTCGTTGCTCTTCTGACTGCGCAACTGAGCGGGCGTGACAGCCTACGGGATATTGTTGAAAACATGTCGGCTCAAGCCAGCAAGCTCTACCATCTTGGTGTTAAACCAGTGAGTCGGGCAACTCTGAGTCGAGCCAATGAGCAGCAGCCTCACAAAATGTACGAAGCGCTGTTTCTTCGGCTGCTGAACCGTTGTCAGTCGATGGCCCCGAGAAACAAGGCGTTCAGGCTCAAGGGCAAGATTTACTTGCTCGATGCCTCGCTGGTGGATCTCACGCTGTCGTTGTTCCCTTGGGCTCAGTACCGTAAAAGTAAAGGCGCGGCGAAGCTGCATATCGGCTTGGATGCCGACGGTTACCTACCCGCTTTCGTCAATATGACAGCAGGCAAGGAACATGAAATCAACATCGCCCGAGAACTCAAATGGCCCAAAGGCTCTTACATTGTGTTCGACCGGGGTTATACCGATTATTCCTGGTATCAGGAATTGACCGAAGACGGTGTCTTCTTTGTCACGCGCCTGAAAACTAATGCGGTGACGACTCCCGGCCCACTGCGCAGGGGCCGCAAAAGCCCTGGCGTGTTGCGTGACCAGCAGATCAAGCTCAAAGGAGTTGATGGCACCTATCGCAAGGTTCGTTACCTGGACGAGGAGACCGACATTACCTATGAGTTTCTGACCAATGAACTGGACCTCCCGGCGGCAACGGTCGCCCAGTTATACAAAGAACGCTGGCAGATTGACCTGTTCTTCAAATGGATCAAGCAGAATCTGCGCGTTAAGAGCTTTCTGGGCACCTCTTACAATGCGGTGATGACCCAGCTGTGGATTGCCTTATGCGCCTATCTGGTGCTGGCATTTCTGAAGTTTCAGTCAAAACTTCGGCATTCCATGCAGCAGATATTGCGGTTATTACAGCTAAATTTGTTTGAGAGACGCGATTTTATGGGGTTGTTCAAGCCGCCAGAGCTAAAAAACACTATAGACAACAATCAGTTAGCCCTTATTTGA
- a CDS encoding helix-turn-helix transcriptional regulator, whose translation MKKPSEDEVRRLKAELYDGIESGKIDIAEATKSMRNILGMSGREYAERIAKVSFKTLQAIEKRRGNPTLKTLEALGKPFGLKVGFVHAKKNE comes from the coding sequence ATGAAAAAACCCTCTGAAGATGAAGTTCGCCGGCTCAAAGCCGAACTCTATGACGGCATTGAAAGCGGTAAGATTGATATCGCCGAAGCCACCAAAAGCATGCGCAACATCCTTGGCATGTCGGGTCGGGAATACGCCGAAAGAATTGCCAAAGTCAGTTTTAAGACGTTGCAGGCCATTGAAAAACGCCGAGGCAATCCGACTCTGAAAACCCTTGAAGCACTGGGGAAACCCTTTGGGTTAAAAGTCGGCTTTGTTCATGCAAAGAAAAATGAATAG
- a CDS encoding HipA domain-containing protein translates to MAKQFIHIEMFRNNKWTKVATVEFAPDWERNGYRGATTLAYDIDYAVPLYENDTELDRVGCRYPVNFDNNTAPHWPAFLLDMVPTGPARTYWLNQLALSDDSPSSWLPLLKWGAGSPPGNLRVADTEQNEPRSDHPGFSRDEIIEKNADFIEYAESCGAIVSGASDVQGQAPKFLLVQDRQGRWHAENALPDDEIASHWIVKFPRGKAEEDRTILRNEGPYYQVAKSFGIATTAGLTYENGSLFIPRFDRRISGDNVVRYGLESLCSVANICEFGTRLSHNDACRMISIYSSAPQADIEEYVKRDVLNTALRNTDNHSRNSAFLKTPEHGTRLSPLFDFAPMFLDPQGIARSSRWQDAAEPEIGIPDWNQVTSWLSHQLGLDAQPLKALFQSLAPKVDALLDTMNQCHVESSVIDRLIPRIQVIAKRLYEVK, encoded by the coding sequence ATGGCAAAGCAATTTATCCATATCGAGATGTTCCGAAACAACAAATGGACAAAAGTGGCAACCGTTGAATTTGCCCCAGACTGGGAACGTAATGGTTACCGTGGCGCAACGACCTTGGCTTACGATATCGACTATGCGGTGCCACTTTATGAAAACGATACAGAACTTGATCGGGTCGGCTGTCGCTATCCTGTCAATTTCGACAACAACACCGCCCCCCATTGGCCCGCCTTTCTTTTGGACATGGTTCCCACCGGCCCGGCCAGAACATACTGGCTGAATCAACTGGCACTCAGCGATGACAGCCCGTCCTCCTGGCTCCCTTTGCTGAAATGGGGAGCCGGATCTCCACCGGGTAACCTACGCGTGGCCGACACGGAACAAAATGAACCGCGCAGCGACCATCCCGGTTTCAGTCGTGACGAAATCATCGAAAAAAATGCCGACTTCATTGAATACGCCGAGTCCTGTGGCGCCATTGTCTCCGGAGCCTCCGACGTGCAGGGCCAGGCACCGAAATTTCTCCTCGTACAGGACCGCCAGGGACGCTGGCATGCGGAAAATGCGTTACCCGATGATGAAATTGCCAGCCACTGGATCGTCAAATTTCCGCGCGGCAAGGCAGAAGAGGATCGCACCATCCTGCGCAATGAAGGCCCTTATTACCAAGTCGCCAAAAGCTTTGGGATCGCGACCACGGCAGGGTTGACCTACGAAAATGGCAGCCTGTTTATCCCCCGCTTTGACCGTCGGATCAGCGGCGATAACGTGGTGCGCTACGGTTTGGAAAGCCTGTGCTCCGTGGCAAACATCTGTGAATTCGGTACCCGACTGTCCCACAATGACGCTTGCCGCATGATCAGCATCTATTCAAGTGCACCGCAGGCCGATATTGAAGAATACGTAAAACGCGACGTCCTCAATACCGCCCTGCGCAACACGGACAATCACAGCCGCAATAGCGCCTTTCTCAAAACCCCGGAGCACGGAACGCGGCTATCGCCACTGTTTGACTTTGCCCCCATGTTTCTTGACCCGCAAGGCATTGCCCGCTCCTCGCGCTGGCAAGACGCCGCCGAACCGGAAATCGGCATCCCCGATTGGAATCAGGTGACCAGCTGGCTTAGTCATCAACTCGGATTAGATGCACAGCCGTTGAAAGCTCTGTTTCAATCACTTGCCCCAAAAGTAGACGCCCTGCTGGACACCATGAATCAATGCCATGTAGAGAGCTCGGTCATCGACAGATTGATTCCAAGGATACAGGTCATCGCCAAGCGTCTGTACGAAGTAAAATAA
- a CDS encoding VanZ family protein, producing MSKFVNMIRKHWFGLTLLILSVITFLSLWPLGALPPVPGTDKTHHLVAYALLMLPIALRKPAHWIGYGFFFLAYSGVIELVQPFVNRYGEWLDLFANFTGLICGVIIAELITFITSAKSAS from the coding sequence ATGTCTAAATTCGTAAATATGATTCGAAAGCATTGGTTTGGCTTAACGCTGCTGATTTTGTCTGTGATTACGTTTCTTTCTCTTTGGCCGTTAGGCGCATTACCACCTGTACCCGGCACAGATAAAACGCATCATTTGGTTGCCTATGCTCTTTTAATGCTACCAATTGCGCTTCGCAAACCGGCTCACTGGATTGGCTATGGTTTCTTCTTTCTTGCCTATAGCGGAGTCATTGAGCTTGTTCAACCCTTTGTAAATCGCTATGGAGAATGGTTGGACCTGTTCGCTAATTTTACCGGTTTAATCTGTGGCGTTATTATTGCGGAACTGATCACTTTCATTACATCTGCGAAATCAGCATCGTGA
- a CDS encoding alpha/beta hydrolase — MISQASKGRAPMKSVNRQSVRIPVKSLSSERYSTQGFLYGYSETAIILSNMDTNDQTEWDGVVEGLVADTAMILTYDYPQQQDDQSPILQQAISFVCAAGAKNVILVGASRGGVASIKVAAHSPVDPRLVGVVALSAPIEYEGKVFYSKEELGRIKIPKLLINSEHDDGASDTREMFQLFEEPKEMLFYPGDAHGTQLFARDQQSITTKLQDFVAVVSGRVS, encoded by the coding sequence TTGATTTCACAAGCATCAAAAGGAAGGGCGCCTATGAAATCGGTCAACAGACAATCTGTCCGCATCCCGGTTAAATCTCTTTCTTCAGAGCGCTATTCGACGCAAGGCTTTCTGTATGGTTACAGCGAGACGGCCATTATCCTTTCCAACATGGACACCAATGATCAAACGGAGTGGGATGGCGTCGTTGAAGGTCTTGTTGCGGACACTGCGATGATTCTCACCTATGATTATCCGCAACAGCAGGATGATCAGTCGCCGATTCTGCAACAAGCGATTTCGTTTGTTTGTGCTGCCGGGGCAAAGAACGTCATTCTTGTTGGAGCCAGCCGAGGTGGTGTCGCCTCTATTAAGGTGGCTGCACATTCGCCGGTTGATCCGCGGCTTGTCGGTGTCGTGGCGCTTTCCGCTCCTATTGAATATGAGGGAAAGGTTTTTTACAGCAAGGAAGAATTGGGCCGGATTAAAATTCCCAAGCTATTGATCAATTCGGAACACGATGATGGCGCGAGCGATACCCGCGAAATGTTCCAACTGTTTGAAGAACCGAAAGAGATGCTTTTTTACCCTGGCGATGCTCACGGGACGCAACTTTTTGCGCGAGATCAGCAATCGATCACCACAAAGCTGCAAGATTTCGTCGCGGTTGTTTCCGGCCGCGTGTCCTAG
- a CDS encoding IS3 family transposase, protein MVDFVKRWTTRTGIAVTRIIGWLGLAVSKFYNWQQRYGKVNEHNALIPRDFWLEEWEKQAIIKFYQHTPQEGYRRLTFMMLDQDIVAVSPSSVYRVLSTAGLLRRWNGKQSKKGTGFVQPLRPHEHWHIDISYINIRGTFYYLCCLLDGCSRYIVHWELRETMTEADVEIILQRAREKYPAATPRIISDNGPQFIAKDFKEFIRVAGMTHVRTSPFYPQSNGKLERFHATIKQECIRPKVPLSLDEARKQVADYIRYYNDERLHSALGYVAPKIKLEGREKQIFKERDSKLEAAREARKQKRRLEKLSPAQHHSVPARETFNPLTQQSCFSNSD, encoded by the coding sequence GTGGTTGACTTCGTCAAGCGCTGGACCACGCGCACAGGCATCGCAGTGACGCGCATCATCGGCTGGCTGGGCCTAGCTGTCAGTAAATTCTATAATTGGCAGCAGCGCTACGGCAAAGTCAACGAGCACAACGCCCTGATCCCCCGCGATTTCTGGCTGGAAGAGTGGGAGAAGCAGGCGATCATCAAATTCTATCAGCACACGCCTCAGGAGGGCTACCGCCGTCTGACGTTCATGATGCTCGATCAGGATATTGTTGCCGTCAGCCCCAGCAGCGTCTATCGTGTTCTAAGTACCGCCGGACTACTCAGGCGCTGGAACGGCAAACAATCAAAAAAAGGGACCGGTTTTGTCCAGCCGCTCAGGCCCCATGAACATTGGCATATTGATATTTCCTACATCAATATCCGAGGCACCTTTTATTATCTGTGCTGCCTGCTGGACGGCTGTAGCCGCTACATCGTCCACTGGGAGTTGCGCGAGACGATGACTGAGGCAGATGTGGAAATTATTTTGCAGCGGGCCCGGGAAAAGTATCCCGCCGCCACACCGAGGATTATTTCCGACAATGGCCCTCAATTCATCGCCAAGGACTTCAAAGAGTTTATCCGGGTAGCAGGCATGACGCATGTGCGGACATCGCCTTTCTACCCACAAAGCAATGGCAAGTTGGAACGTTTCCACGCTACCATTAAGCAGGAATGCATTCGCCCGAAGGTTCCGCTGTCGCTTGATGAAGCCAGAAAGCAAGTTGCGGACTACATCCGCTATTACAACGACGAACGACTGCACAGTGCGCTGGGCTACGTGGCTCCCAAAATCAAACTCGAAGGCCGGGAAAAACAAATCTTCAAAGAACGAGACAGCAAGCTCGAAGCAGCACGAGAAGCACGAAAGCAAAAACGGCGGCTGGAAAAACTCAGCCCCGCCCAACACCATAGCGTCCCGGCAAGGGAAACTTTTAACCCACTAACTCAACAGAGCTGTTTTTCCAATTCCGACTGA
- a CDS encoding transposase: MRKKRKNYTAQEKVAILKRHLVDQTPVSNLCDEYQLQPTVFYRWQKEFFENGAAAFEKDNSRQKKAEEKRIAQLEAKLQTKNEVLSELLEEHVQLKKELGEL; encoded by the coding sequence ATGCGAAAAAAACGTAAAAATTACACGGCTCAAGAGAAAGTTGCCATTCTCAAGCGCCACCTTGTTGATCAAACACCGGTCTCAAACCTGTGTGATGAATATCAGCTTCAGCCCACGGTTTTTTACCGCTGGCAGAAGGAGTTTTTCGAGAACGGTGCCGCCGCTTTTGAAAAAGACAACTCCCGCCAGAAAAAGGCTGAAGAGAAACGCATTGCCCAGCTCGAAGCGAAGCTGCAAACCAAGAACGAGGTTCTCTCGGAATTGCTGGAGGAACACGTTCAGTTAAAAAAGGAACTTGGGGAACTCTGA
- a CDS encoding CsgG/HfaB family protein, whose protein sequence is MLTRGKLSLLLFVVLLSIGSIAWAKPRVAIMDFDNRSQAGGYSVGRGASDMLSTELVKKNTFSVMERDRLSAILKEQNLGASGNVDPTTAAKIGKLIGVEYIVTGAVTEYGESKTSGGGGGINIGKKGYHAAVDIRIIDSTTGEIVFADTGEHSVSKPTVKVFGFGGGESYNSKTATEVLREALSQLSDKMSSASFIKEKASRSAAAVASKTVLVADVDGKMVSFNGGTETGLQDGDEVGIYRKGKVIKDPATGKVLKVKYKKVGTVKITEALSGYSEGRVTEGSGFQVGDEIRK, encoded by the coding sequence ATGCTCACTCGGGGAAAACTAAGCCTGCTCTTGTTTGTTGTGTTGCTGTCCATCGGCTCAATCGCCTGGGCCAAACCACGCGTTGCAATCATGGATTTCGACAACAGATCCCAAGCCGGAGGGTATAGTGTCGGTCGGGGTGCATCGGACATGTTAAGCACTGAATTGGTGAAGAAGAATACCTTCAGTGTCATGGAACGCGACAGGCTGTCGGCCATTCTCAAAGAGCAGAACCTGGGGGCGTCAGGCAATGTCGATCCGACAACAGCGGCAAAGATTGGCAAGCTCATCGGCGTAGAATATATCGTCACCGGTGCGGTCACAGAATATGGTGAAAGCAAAACCAGCGGCGGTGGCGGCGGTATCAACATCGGGAAAAAAGGCTATCATGCCGCCGTTGACATCCGCATAATCGATTCGACAACCGGTGAAATCGTTTTCGCCGACACAGGTGAACACAGTGTCTCCAAACCGACCGTAAAAGTTTTTGGTTTTGGCGGCGGCGAAAGCTATAACAGCAAAACAGCAACCGAAGTCTTACGTGAAGCGCTGAGTCAACTAAGTGATAAAATGAGCTCAGCCTCGTTCATCAAAGAAAAAGCCAGTCGCAGCGCGGCTGCAGTTGCCTCGAAAACCGTTCTGGTTGCCGATGTTGACGGGAAAATGGTCTCTTTCAACGGCGGCACGGAAACGGGACTACAGGATGGCGATGAGGTTGGCATCTACCGAAAAGGTAAAGTCATCAAAGATCCGGCGACGGGCAAGGTGCTTAAAGTCAAATACAAAAAAGTTGGAACAGTTAAAATCACCGAAGCCCTGTCAGGCTATTCGGAAGGCCGGGTAACCGAGGGTTCAGGTTTTCAGGTTGGTGACGAGATTCGCAAATAA
- a CDS encoding class I SAM-dependent methyltransferase: MASYLADIDRIIHPEDEMLLNAITGLQNEGLAKAVYFRQGYEINTTLQSILDWHCSTGRDKTNCKVLDFACGFGRATRFLVAEVNPANVWASDIYKDAVSFQKKQFGVNGFESCHAPSKLACSEKFDLIFVASLFTHLPQKRFEQWLERLFNMLSPDGILAFSVHDEALASGQKLPKNGFLFVKASESRSLNLEEYGATYVTEGYVAKAIQRVIKSRWNYKRLPLALCGSHDIYLISRNPMQDFSTFSHTQPPVGYVDWFTLSSEGILRIGGWAGEHDPAHSITDISISINQHILAHLTPDMERADVAKALNKNHFTQSGWDYSMPGIDPENQAGDIIEVILTSTTGKTSILHSSTISAASRPIIETLQHDEDMQKSVQPETEAYPAADVISKAPVAPRCRFLSRLVSAFKSCNR; encoded by the coding sequence ATGGCCAGTTACCTTGCCGACATTGACAGAATCATTCACCCTGAGGATGAAATGTTACTCAACGCCATCACTGGATTACAAAACGAAGGCTTAGCGAAAGCCGTCTACTTCCGACAGGGATATGAAATCAATACAACACTTCAATCAATTCTCGACTGGCACTGTTCCACGGGACGAGACAAAACAAACTGCAAGGTTCTGGACTTTGCTTGTGGATTTGGTCGTGCCACCCGCTTTTTGGTCGCCGAGGTCAATCCGGCCAATGTTTGGGCATCTGATATTTACAAGGATGCTGTCAGCTTTCAGAAAAAACAGTTTGGTGTCAATGGCTTTGAATCGTGCCATGCCCCCTCTAAACTCGCGTGTTCGGAAAAATTCGACCTTATCTTTGTGGCGTCCCTTTTTACCCATTTGCCACAGAAAAGATTTGAACAATGGTTGGAACGCCTTTTTAACATGCTCTCCCCAGATGGAATTCTGGCATTCAGTGTTCATGATGAAGCCCTGGCTTCAGGCCAAAAATTGCCTAAAAATGGATTCCTTTTTGTTAAGGCCAGTGAGTCACGGAGTCTGAACCTTGAAGAATACGGGGCAACATATGTGACCGAAGGCTATGTTGCCAAAGCAATCCAGCGCGTGATCAAATCCAGATGGAACTACAAACGTCTGCCACTGGCGCTGTGTGGTTCTCACGACATCTACCTGATATCCCGCAATCCGATGCAAGACTTCTCAACCTTTTCCCACACACAACCACCGGTCGGTTACGTTGACTGGTTTACTCTTTCCAGTGAAGGCATCTTGCGCATTGGCGGTTGGGCTGGAGAACATGATCCCGCGCACTCTATTACGGATATCTCGATCTCTATTAATCAACACATTCTTGCCCACCTCACGCCTGACATGGAGCGAGCAGATGTCGCTAAAGCTTTGAACAAAAATCATTTTACACAATCCGGGTGGGATTATTCGATGCCGGGAATCGATCCAGAAAATCAGGCCGGTGACATTATTGAAGTTATTCTCACCTCCACGACGGGAAAGACATCAATTCTCCATTCCAGTACAATTTCAGCAGCGTCCCGCCCAATCATCGAAACACTGCAACACGACGAAGACATGCAGAAATCAGTTCAACCTGAAACCGAAGCGTATCCCGCAGCTGATGTGATATCCAAAGCGCCCGTAGCACCAAGATGCCGCTTCCTGTCGCGTTTGGTCTCTGCATTCAAAAGCTGCAACCGGTAA
- a CDS encoding transposase produces MKSAYTGRGSKAHHPEMLLALLFYGYATGVFSSRKLEQATYDSLAFRYIAANDHPDHDTIANFRKRFLPLLNSLFVQILLIAHQMGCLKLGKVSLDGTKIKANASKSHALSWKYANQLEIQLKAEVEELLRLAEEADNSERPDGLDIPKELSRREKRLNAITRAKEEIERRAAARHDKERAEYEEKLAERKAKEQKNGKKAGGKKPKPPEPGPRDKDQVNLTDEESRIMPLAGGGFDQCYNAQASVDLDTMLIVGQHLSQSPNDKQEIAPALEVLGNLPKQLGTVDHLISDAGYFSEANVRSCLKAQILALISIHRDKHNQSLKERFCEPAALPGTADAVETMKHRLQTQTGRALYARRKSTVEPVFGLIKAVMGFRQFLLRGVESVRGEWNLVCVAWNLKRLHALRG; encoded by the coding sequence ATTAAATCGGCCTACACCGGGCGCGGCTCCAAGGCGCATCATCCAGAAATGCTGTTGGCTCTGCTGTTTTACGGTTATGCGACAGGCGTCTTTTCCAGTCGTAAACTGGAACAGGCGACCTATGATTCGCTCGCATTTCGTTACATTGCCGCCAACGACCACCCCGATCACGATACCATTGCCAACTTCCGCAAGCGGTTTCTGCCGCTGCTCAATTCTCTTTTTGTCCAAATTCTGCTCATTGCTCATCAGATGGGTTGCCTGAAGCTGGGCAAAGTCAGCTTGGACGGAACCAAGATCAAGGCCAATGCATCAAAAAGCCATGCTCTGAGTTGGAAGTATGCCAACCAGCTCGAAATCCAACTCAAAGCCGAGGTCGAAGAACTGCTGCGGCTGGCCGAAGAGGCGGACAACAGCGAACGACCAGACGGTCTGGATATTCCCAAGGAGCTCAGTCGCCGCGAAAAACGTCTCAACGCCATTACCCGCGCCAAAGAGGAAATCGAACGTCGGGCCGCCGCGCGTCACGACAAAGAACGGGCTGAGTACGAGGAAAAACTCGCCGAACGCAAAGCCAAAGAGCAAAAAAACGGTAAGAAGGCCGGGGGCAAAAAGCCCAAGCCACCCGAGCCCGGTCCCCGAGACAAGGACCAGGTCAATCTCACCGACGAAGAATCACGGATCATGCCTCTCGCCGGCGGCGGTTTCGACCAGTGCTACAACGCCCAGGCCAGTGTCGATCTCGATACCATGCTAATTGTCGGGCAGCATCTCAGCCAGAGCCCCAACGACAAGCAGGAAATCGCTCCCGCCCTTGAAGTGCTGGGGAATCTGCCGAAGCAACTTGGAACGGTGGATCATCTGATCAGTGATGCCGGATACTTCAGTGAAGCCAATGTGCGCAGCTGTCTCAAAGCACAGATCCTTGCGCTTATCAGTATTCATCGTGACAAACACAACCAGAGTCTCAAAGAGCGTTTTTGCGAACCCGCAGCGCTACCTGGAACCGCTGACGCCGTTGAAACCATGAAGCATCGGTTACAGACCCAGACGGGCCGGGCTCTTTACGCGAGGCGCAAAAGCACGGTTGAGCCGGTGTTCGGTCTCATAAAAGCGGTCATGGGTTTTCGCCAATTCCTGCTACGCGGGGTGGAATCCGTGCGCGGCGAATGGAATCTAGTCTGCGTGGCTTGGAATCTTAAGCGACTACATGCCCTGAGAGGGTAA
- the tnpA gene encoding IS200/IS605 family transposase: protein MSEYIRKSHNVSVLYHLVCPAKYRRVVFSQEVDECLKDVCLEIAKRYEIQFIEIGTDNDHVHFLVQSVPTYSPAQVVRIIKSLTAREIFKQVPSVKKRLWGGEFWTKGYFVNTVGQKGNEQTIANYVRNQGREAEYQQLHREQLVLFDTP, encoded by the coding sequence ATGAGTGAGTATATTCGGAAAAGTCATAATGTTTCTGTGTTGTACCACTTGGTTTGCCCGGCAAAATATCGTCGAGTCGTTTTCAGTCAAGAAGTCGATGAATGTCTCAAGGACGTTTGCCTTGAGATAGCCAAGAGATACGAAATACAGTTTATCGAAATCGGGACCGACAATGACCATGTTCACTTTTTGGTGCAGTCAGTTCCAACATATAGTCCAGCGCAGGTGGTTAGAATTATCAAAAGCCTTACTGCCCGTGAGATTTTCAAACAAGTTCCATCAGTCAAAAAGCGACTATGGGGCGGAGAGTTTTGGACGAAAGGTTATTTCGTCAACACTGTAGGACAAAAGGGCAATGAGCAGACAATTGCCAACTATGTCCGGAATCAGGGCCGCGAGGCGGAGTACCAACAGTTACATCGAGAGCAGCTAGTGCTTTTCGATACCCCGTAG